From a region of the Impatiens glandulifera chromosome 4, dImpGla2.1, whole genome shotgun sequence genome:
- the LOC124936783 gene encoding protein CHROMATIN REMODELING 4-like gives MVLCEDMMHKNGNYHCESGVMEETGQQNLELVPPKIGEDGSYYDCVVCDDGGDLVCCDICPNVYHLWCLKPPLEHVPLGEWRCSNCKESNPSVYADDKIEQDVKISKMGKATIAPLNGDGVDEASVSRKEETCSELEHLKVYRRNRFKMQARKEEDDVKKNKSEANEARNLLAEEVTGSLPNLSNMNTTTSKLVNTCDDKPTGKKDKDEIMPLDFLADVCTNSRFKNLCETSSIKKAFETNKKSANMHKKSEQRKPSQIAVQYLETKTTSTSLAKRRRFERQNGQSDIIQVPSSDSSSLLSKKLASQDPDTGKDESELTLKDLVNKRKGTIRKE, from the exons ATGGTCCTCTGTGAAGACATGATGCATAAAAATGGAAACTATCATTGTGAATCAGGTGTTATGGAGGAGACTGGACAGCAAAATCTTGAGTTAGTGCCTCCTAAAATAGGAGAGGATGGG AGCTACTATGACTGTGTTGTTTGTGACGATGGAGGGGATCTTGTATGTTGTGATATCTGCCCAAATGTTTATCATCTATGGTGCCTTAAACCGCCTCTAGAG CATGTTCCTTTGGGAGAGTGGCGATGCTCAAACTGCAAGGAGAGTAATCCTTCAGTATATGCTGATGATAAAATAGAGCAGGATGTCAAAATCTCGAAAATGGGAAAGGCGACTATTGCACCTCTTAATGGG GATGGTGTTGATGAAGCCAGTGTGAGTAGAAAAGAGGAGACATGCAGTGAACTGGAACATCTTAAAGTTTATAGAAGAAACAGGTTCAAGATGCAAGCTAGGAAAGAAGAGGATGATGTTAAAAAGAATAAGAGTGAAGCAAATGAGGCGAGAAATCTTCTCGCTGAAGAAGTAACTGGGAGTCTTCCGAACCTTTCAAACATGAACACTACCACA TCGAAGCTTGTCAACACTTGTGATGATAAGCCAACAGGAAAGAAGGACAAGGACGAGATCATGCCTCTTGATTTTCTTGCTGATGTCTGCACAAACTCTCGCTTCAAAAATTTATGCGAAAC GTCTTCCATCAAAAAAGCATTTGAAACCAATAAGAAATCTGCTAATATGCACAAGAAAAGTGAACAGAGAAAACCTTCCCAGATCGCTGTGCAATATTTGGAAACAAAGAC GACTTCAACTTCCTTAGCAAAGAGGCGGAGATTTGAGAGACAGAATGGTCAATCTGACATTATTCAG GTCCCTAGTTCAGATAGCTCGTCCCTACTGTCTAAGAAACTGGCATCTCAAGATCCCGATACTGGCAAGGATGAATCAGAACTTACTCTTAAAGACTTGGTTAATAAAAGAAAGGGCACCATAAGGAAAGAATGA